The proteins below come from a single Thermodesulfobacteriota bacterium genomic window:
- a CDS encoding Wzz/FepE/Etk N-terminal domain-containing protein, protein MKSDAEVSQGERGGAGAKIYPGPGAPGERPDPRVWDDGDPLTLAGYWGLLWPRKFWIGGVTALCAAAALLVAFSLPDAYRASAVIKPDQQADQGRGAASLGLLASFGLSLGAPSKAEDLEVLFHSRDLTARVFSRHDLWLWVYPDRFDPVTRTLRPGVADRLRGRGRSGPRAPDHWDAVRAAEDRLTVSVDRRSGVVSLAFDARDPDAAARILELYLAEGRGRLQEEALARARHNKEFLLSQTEATDDLIVRERLYLRYGEEVEREMLAKNSSQFGFVVVDTPRSPDEKHGPRRLLIGALAAAAAFLATCVFFLVRDSLGGARGPRP, encoded by the coding sequence ATGAAGAGTGACGCCGAAGTTTCGCAAGGGGAGAGAGGCGGGGCCGGCGCGAAGATTTACCCCGGCCCCGGTGCGCCGGGGGAGCGTCCGGACCCCCGGGTCTGGGACGATGGCGACCCCCTCACCCTCGCGGGCTACTGGGGGCTGCTCTGGCCGCGAAAGTTCTGGATCGGGGGCGTGACCGCCCTGTGTGCCGCCGCCGCCCTCCTGGTCGCCTTCTCCCTGCCCGACGCCTATCGAGCCTCCGCGGTCATCAAGCCCGACCAACAGGCCGACCAGGGTCGCGGTGCAGCGTCCCTGGGCTTGCTGGCTTCCTTTGGACTCTCCCTGGGAGCCCCCTCCAAGGCCGAAGACCTGGAGGTACTCTTTCACAGCCGGGATCTCACGGCGCGGGTCTTCTCGCGCCACGACCTGTGGCTCTGGGTGTACCCCGACCGATTCGACCCCGTCACCCGGACCCTGCGGCCGGGGGTGGCGGACCGGCTCAGGGGCCGGGGGCGCTCCGGGCCCAGGGCGCCGGACCACTGGGACGCCGTCCGGGCGGCGGAGGATCGCCTGACGGTTTCGGTGGACCGGCGGTCGGGCGTGGTTTCGCTCGCCTTCGATGCCCGCGATCCGGACGCGGCGGCACGCATCCTGGAGCTCTATCTGGCGGAGGGCCGCGGCCGGCTTCAGGAGGAGGCCCTGGCCCGGGCTCGGCACAACAAAGAGTTCTTGCTGAGCCAGACGGAGGCGACCGATGACCTGATCGTCCGCGAGCGCCTCTATCTGCGCTACGGCGAAGAAGTGGAGCGCGAGATGCTGGCGAAGAATTCGAGCCAGTTCGGGTTCGTGGTCGTGGATACACCGCGCTCCCCCGATGAGAAGCACGGCCCCCGCCGACTCCTGATCGGCGCGCTGGCCGCGGCGGCGGCCTTCTTGGCCACGTGCGTCTTCTTCCTGGTGCGCGACAGCCTTGGCGGTGCGCGGGGGCCAAGGCCTTGA
- a CDS encoding glycosyltransferase, whose protein sequence is MRFALHVPTLNPGPATGSLLAALRVQTAQPHAFVVIDSSSTDDSPERFRESGAAVHVIERSAFRHGGTRQRSVELAPEAEVDLFLTQDAVPAHPEAFENLLQAFADPKVGAAFGRQLPRSGAGPLEAHARLFNYPPHSRVKQAADALALGMKTFFISNSFAAYRREALLAVGGFPPDVILSEDSYVSARLLLADWKVAYRADARVHHSHAYGPLEELRRYFDVGVFHAREPWIREAFGKAEGEGGRFLRSEWDYLWRRGRRHLPGALWRNGLKFAGYRLGLVEGVLPRRLKVRISMNRGYWQ, encoded by the coding sequence GTGAGATTCGCGCTCCACGTCCCGACGCTCAACCCGGGGCCGGCGACCGGTTCCCTCCTGGCTGCTCTTCGGGTGCAGACGGCCCAACCGCACGCCTTCGTGGTGATCGACTCCTCCTCCACCGACGACTCGCCGGAGCGCTTCCGGGAGTCGGGCGCCGCGGTGCACGTTATCGAACGCAGCGCCTTCCGCCATGGGGGGACCCGCCAGCGTTCCGTCGAGCTCGCGCCGGAGGCGGAGGTGGATCTCTTCCTTACTCAAGATGCCGTCCCGGCTCACCCGGAGGCTTTCGAGAATCTCTTGCAGGCGTTCGCCGACCCGAAGGTCGGGGCGGCCTTCGGGCGGCAGCTCCCCCGATCCGGAGCGGGGCCTCTGGAGGCCCACGCCCGGCTCTTCAACTACCCGCCCCACTCCCGGGTCAAGCAGGCTGCCGATGCCCTGGCGCTGGGCATGAAGACCTTCTTCATCTCGAACTCCTTTGCCGCCTACCGCCGGGAAGCCCTCTTGGCCGTGGGGGGCTTTCCGCCGGACGTGATCTTGAGCGAGGACAGTTACGTCTCCGCGCGCCTGCTCCTGGCAGACTGGAAGGTGGCCTATCGGGCCGACGCCCGGGTGCACCACTCGCATGCCTACGGGCCCCTGGAGGAGCTGCGGCGCTACTTCGACGTGGGGGTCTTCCATGCCCGGGAGCCGTGGATTCGCGAGGCCTTCGGGAAGGCCGAGGGAGAGGGCGGCCGCTTCCTCCGGTCCGAGTGGGACTATCTGTGGCGGCGCGGGAGGCGGCACCTGCCCGGCGCCCTGTGGCGCAACGGGCTGAAGTTCGCCGGGTACCGGCTGGGCCTCGTAGAGGGGGTTCTCCCCCGAAGGCTCAAGGTGCGGATCAGCATGAACCGGGGATATTGGCAATGA
- a CDS encoding 2-dehydropantoate 2-reductase yields MTGESGFPCRKFAVVGAGPVGCVVAAYLARGGYDVTLCDVVPALVDAARAPGIFIDGAEKFHQSVPKTITRIDELAKDPPDAIIVTVKATALPLLASAIQAFHREGMAVVSWQNGIDTELVLAESLGRRDVLRAVVNYGCALPEPGHVHMAFHHPPHFLQELDPAGRPAAEAIAAALTASGLATERTGEIVNMVWRKSVMNAAMNPVCAATGMTMAQAMRDPIISQMVDLLIKEGVAVARANEISLGWHYYPYAVDYMKKAGDHKPSMLMDIEAKRRTEVDFINGKIVEYGERAGVDTPYNRMIRAIVKALEPK; encoded by the coding sequence ATGACCGGAGAGAGCGGTTTTCCCTGCCGGAAGTTTGCCGTGGTGGGCGCCGGCCCCGTGGGCTGCGTGGTGGCAGCCTATCTCGCCCGGGGCGGCTACGACGTGACGCTGTGCGACGTGGTCCCGGCCCTGGTGGACGCGGCCCGGGCTCCGGGAATTTTCATCGACGGAGCGGAGAAATTTCACCAGTCTGTCCCCAAGACGATCACCCGCATCGACGAGCTGGCCAAGGACCCGCCCGACGCCATCATCGTGACGGTGAAGGCCACGGCGCTGCCTCTGCTCGCCTCGGCGATCCAGGCCTTTCACCGGGAGGGCATGGCGGTGGTGAGCTGGCAGAACGGCATCGACACGGAGCTCGTGCTGGCTGAGTCCCTGGGCCGCCGGGACGTGCTGCGAGCCGTGGTCAACTACGGGTGCGCGCTGCCCGAACCCGGCCACGTTCACATGGCCTTCCACCACCCGCCCCACTTCCTCCAGGAGCTCGACCCGGCGGGCAGGCCCGCCGCCGAGGCCATTGCCGCAGCCCTTACCGCGAGCGGGCTCGCCACGGAGCGCACCGGCGAGATCGTCAACATGGTGTGGCGCAAGTCGGTGATGAACGCCGCCATGAACCCGGTCTGCGCGGCCACGGGCATGACCATGGCCCAGGCCATGCGCGATCCGATCATCTCCCAGATGGTGGACCTGCTCATCAAGGAGGGCGTGGCGGTGGCCCGGGCCAACGAAATCTCGCTGGGCTGGCACTACTACCCCTACGCCGTGGACTACATGAAGAAGGCGGGCGACCACAAGCCGTCGATGCTCATGGACATCGAGGCCAAGCGCCGCACCGAGGTGGACTTCATCAACGGGAAGATCGTGGAGTACGGCGAGCGCGCCGGGGTGGACACCCCCTACAACCGGATGATCCGGGCCATCGTGAAGGCCCTGGAACCCAAGTAG
- a CDS encoding translocation/assembly module TamB domain-containing protein has protein sequence MRRLLRWFAYCMLALGLVLAGAYLLRGVLVAPRLKSALQEALEQGLGLGVELGAVEGTYVTGLAVRDLVTRRPNPAGPVASLGAERLEVSYNPLALLGGVDGFLATARIRVRGVRVALVVPDTPAAPEPPAPEPASGRASLFLPARLPGLDVRGVDLELRGPDYRAEVRGLSLVTAEGGPPSPSEIRMAAERVHLEHPRLRTEPGDLAASLLYEPISAVIRDLRFGGARVVEELQVGLEDLERGALTWEARLEVFGGRLASRGACEPGLIEATAEARELRLEAAFGRIAGAPAVSGALDLNARVRLDPARPEQITADLDLALREAQVQGVALEGATVRASAGDGLVRVERAELRAGPNRAELRDAEFALANLLEGRPEAAAAQARGRLSLKLEDVPALLKLAGIEPDRLPAPVPPHRLTAEASVAAGEVTVDAASFEAPAGRVGAEKLRIGLPLEGRTLEEAALEGAVTLDLEDLAALGDLLGLPPLAGSLAGGGHVSGTLARPGGRLALRGKGLAYAGVPLGELQLDARADPERVDLDRLLLRRGPDRVDARGAVVLDPLRLEGVVLDAAVAELARYAKFLPTPWDESRGALSASARLEGPPLQPEGTAELSLRGARLGGVEVSKARVSAAAAGRTVEIRNLEAETSEGGLALRGTLELGDEGERFEAVIQDLRLARRGVALTQSRGTTVRATYGVAAGRIAVEGLDLRRENDRITFSGAFDAAAGRLEGSSAELRVADLKPYAEALAPFVPALSGAVEVRAEAHGALPWSDGRVNAAGRDLRAGGVELDRVLLVARSDAGVLRIEEAEVSSPLGSAALSGVVTVDLAGPAFQIELQTLRLQGEGLDLSLEGTADIAASPNRVDIRRLSLRGEPGALRIAGTAAFPDEVDLTVELSGLGSGGWLPLLAGEAVSFRGADLSAHLRGTSAVPVLDAKGSVAELRLEGAPFPLVGSFDLGFADRRLSVRGFRWAGAGGTLLEVSGSLPLDAFGEDLLAPGPLELRATARVPSLDTFTALLPEGVRPGGSAHLDLSLEGTWGDPVAALSLSASELTLPDLPFPAPPGPFALEARVSALGPRLALETLEVSSPVVHLQGQGRWDDAPLLTEVLRSGRELRGRVSAGGRLTVSELGWARRGVEALRRLEGRATVDLAVEGTLPDLAATGFVQVRDGAVRAAGGAPPLEELELDARLDTKGVTVEELRARVGGAPLTLAGRLDLATPADEAAEGGPQADFRLRGENLLLVREEGLRVRADVDLSVAGPTEGLLVSGRVALTEGRYTRPVDFLGFLRGSRKPSARQGLAFFSFPDPPLRDARFDVAVTAAAPFQIRTNVATGSLRPSLRLTGTGELPVLLGEIYLDPIRVRLPAGRLDVESGVVRFLEEDPDRPLLDASAGTRMMGYDISMQVSGPYDNPVVTLSSVPPLPDEELLLLLLAGRPPASAGGDAAARQSGLAVATYLGRGLLAGLFGPGDGGDSVADRFDLLIGQGVSRTGQETIEAQFRLADGVVRKDDTLYLRGERDVYDAFNAGVRIVFRFR, from the coding sequence GTGAGAAGACTGTTGCGCTGGTTCGCCTACTGCATGCTGGCTCTGGGGCTTGTGCTCGCCGGCGCGTACCTCCTGCGCGGCGTCCTGGTGGCCCCTCGCCTCAAGTCCGCCCTGCAGGAAGCGCTGGAGCAGGGTCTGGGGCTCGGCGTCGAGCTCGGGGCCGTGGAGGGGACATACGTAACGGGGCTCGCGGTACGAGACCTGGTGACCCGCCGCCCCAACCCCGCAGGACCGGTGGCGTCCCTGGGAGCCGAGCGGCTCGAGGTCTCCTACAATCCCCTCGCCCTGCTCGGGGGGGTGGACGGGTTCCTCGCCACCGCCCGCATCCGGGTGCGGGGCGTCCGGGTGGCGCTCGTGGTCCCGGACACGCCCGCCGCCCCGGAGCCCCCTGCCCCCGAGCCTGCCTCCGGCCGCGCTTCGCTGTTCCTCCCCGCCCGGCTCCCCGGCCTCGACGTGCGGGGCGTCGACCTGGAGCTCCGGGGACCCGACTACCGGGCCGAGGTGCGGGGCCTCTCCCTGGTGACCGCCGAGGGGGGCCCGCCCTCCCCGTCCGAGATCCGCATGGCCGCAGAGCGGGTCCACCTGGAGCACCCCCGCCTGCGCACCGAGCCGGGCGACCTGGCGGCATCCCTTCTCTACGAGCCTATATCCGCAGTGATCCGGGACCTGCGCTTCGGCGGAGCGAGGGTGGTCGAGGAGCTCCAGGTCGGCCTGGAAGACCTGGAGCGGGGCGCCCTCACCTGGGAAGCACGCCTGGAGGTCTTCGGGGGCCGCCTGGCCTCCCGGGGGGCCTGCGAACCCGGCCTCATCGAAGCGACCGCCGAGGCGCGGGAGCTGCGGCTGGAAGCGGCCTTCGGCCGGATCGCGGGAGCACCGGCCGTGAGCGGGGCGCTGGACCTGAACGCACGCGTCCGCCTGGACCCCGCCCGCCCGGAACAGATCACCGCGGACCTGGATCTCGCCCTGCGCGAAGCCCAGGTCCAGGGGGTCGCCCTGGAGGGCGCCACGGTGCGGGCCTCCGCCGGCGACGGGCTGGTTCGGGTGGAGCGGGCCGAGCTGCGGGCGGGGCCCAACCGGGCCGAGCTGCGGGACGCCGAGTTTGCCCTGGCGAATCTCCTGGAGGGTCGCCCCGAGGCCGCCGCCGCCCAGGCCCGCGGGCGCCTTTCCCTAAAGCTAGAGGACGTGCCGGCCCTCCTGAAGCTCGCCGGGATCGAGCCGGACCGGCTGCCCGCACCGGTACCCCCCCACCGCCTCACGGCCGAGGCGTCGGTCGCGGCCGGCGAGGTCACAGTGGACGCGGCTTCCTTCGAAGCGCCGGCCGGCCGGGTCGGGGCCGAGAAGTTGCGAATCGGACTGCCCCTGGAGGGCCGGACTCTCGAAGAAGCGGCCCTCGAAGGCGCCGTCACCCTGGACCTGGAGGACCTCGCGGCACTTGGTGACCTCCTGGGCCTCCCGCCCCTGGCCGGGAGCCTCGCGGGCGGCGGGCACGTCTCGGGGACCCTGGCCCGCCCCGGGGGCCGGCTGGCGCTCCGGGGAAAGGGCCTGGCCTACGCGGGCGTCCCCCTGGGGGAGCTCCAACTCGACGCCCGGGCCGACCCCGAGCGCGTGGACCTGGACCGTCTCCTGCTGCGCCGAGGCCCAGACCGGGTGGACGCCCGGGGGGCCGTGGTGCTCGATCCCCTGCGCCTCGAAGGGGTCGTCCTGGACGCGGCGGTGGCAGAGCTCGCCCGATACGCCAAGTTCCTGCCCACCCCTTGGGACGAGAGCCGCGGGGCGCTGTCCGCATCCGCCCGCCTCGAGGGCCCCCCGCTCCAGCCCGAGGGAACCGCGGAGCTCTCCCTAAGGGGCGCGCGGCTTGGGGGAGTGGAGGTCTCGAAGGCACGGGTCTCCGCGGCGGCGGCGGGCCGCACCGTGGAGATCCGCAACCTGGAGGCCGAGACCTCCGAAGGCGGCCTGGCCCTGCGGGGCACCCTCGAGCTGGGAGACGAGGGCGAGCGGTTCGAGGCGGTTATCCAAGACCTCCGGCTTGCGCGCCGGGGCGTCGCGCTGACCCAGTCCCGCGGAACAACGGTGCGGGCGACCTACGGGGTGGCCGCGGGCCGGATCGCGGTGGAAGGACTGGACCTGCGGCGCGAGAATGACCGGATCACCTTTTCCGGAGCCTTCGACGCCGCAGCGGGGCGCCTGGAGGGGAGCTCCGCGGAGCTCCGGGTGGCGGACCTGAAGCCCTACGCCGAGGCACTGGCGCCCTTCGTACCCGCCCTCTCGGGGGCCGTCGAGGTCCGCGCGGAGGCCCACGGGGCCCTCCCCTGGTCCGACGGGCGCGTGAACGCCGCGGGCCGCGACCTGCGGGCGGGCGGCGTGGAGCTCGACCGGGTGCTCCTCGTGGCCCGGTCCGACGCGGGGGTGCTGCGCATCGAGGAAGCCGAGGTGTCCTCCCCCCTGGGCTCCGCCGCCCTCTCCGGAGTGGTGACGGTCGACCTCGCCGGCCCGGCCTTCCAGATCGAGCTCCAGACCCTGCGCCTCCAGGGGGAAGGGCTCGACCTGTCCCTGGAAGGGACGGCGGATATCGCCGCTTCCCCCAACCGGGTGGACATCCGGAGACTCTCGCTGCGGGGAGAGCCCGGAGCCCTGCGGATCGCCGGGACCGCAGCATTCCCGGACGAGGTGGACCTCACGGTGGAGCTCTCGGGCCTGGGAAGCGGCGGGTGGCTCCCGCTGCTGGCGGGCGAAGCGGTCTCCTTTCGGGGAGCGGACCTCTCGGCGCACCTGCGGGGCACCAGCGCCGTGCCTGTCCTCGACGCCAAGGGCTCGGTGGCGGAGCTTCGGCTGGAGGGGGCGCCGTTTCCCCTGGTGGGCTCCTTCGACCTGGGGTTCGCGGACCGGCGGCTCTCGGTTCGGGGGTTTCGCTGGGCGGGGGCGGGGGGCACCCTCCTGGAGGTCTCGGGGTCGCTTCCCCTGGACGCGTTTGGCGAGGACCTCCTGGCCCCAGGTCCGCTGGAACTGCGGGCGACGGCCCGGGTGCCGTCCCTCGACACCTTCACGGCCCTCCTTCCGGAGGGCGTTCGCCCCGGGGGCTCCGCCCACCTCGACCTCTCCCTGGAGGGCACCTGGGGCGACCCGGTGGCCGCCCTTTCCCTGAGCGCCTCCGAACTCACCCTGCCGGATCTCCCCTTCCCCGCGCCTCCGGGCCCCTTTGCCCTGGAAGCCCGAGTCTCTGCCTTGGGCCCCCGCCTCGCCCTGGAGACCCTGGAGGTCTCCTCCCCGGTCGTCCACCTGCAAGGGCAGGGGCGCTGGGACGACGCTCCCCTGCTGACCGAGGTCCTGCGGAGCGGCAGGGAGCTTCGCGGCCGGGTCTCGGCCGGCGGACGCCTCACCGTCTCCGAGCTCGGCTGGGCCCGGCGCGGCGTCGAGGCCCTGCGCCGGCTCGAGGGCCGGGCCACGGTAGACCTCGCGGTGGAGGGCACGCTGCCCGACCTCGCGGCCACGGGGTTCGTGCAGGTGCGCGACGGGGCGGTGCGGGCCGCCGGGGGAGCCCCACCCCTGGAGGAGCTGGAACTCGACGCCCGGCTCGATACCAAGGGGGTCACGGTGGAGGAGCTTCGAGCCCGGGTGGGCGGGGCCCCCCTGACCCTGGCGGGCCGCCTGGATCTGGCCACGCCGGCGGACGAAGCGGCCGAAGGCGGGCCCCAGGCCGACTTCCGGCTCCGGGGCGAGAACCTCCTCCTGGTCCGGGAAGAGGGGCTGCGGGTGCGGGCCGACGTGGACCTTTCGGTGGCGGGGCCTACGGAAGGGCTCCTGGTCTCGGGCCGGGTGGCCCTGACCGAGGGCCGCTACACCCGGCCGGTGGACTTCCTGGGGTTCCTGCGGGGATCCCGCAAGCCCTCGGCCCGCCAGGGCCTGGCCTTCTTCTCCTTCCCCGACCCGCCGCTTCGCGACGCCCGGTTCGACGTGGCGGTCACGGCCGCGGCGCCTTTCCAGATCCGGACCAACGTGGCCACGGGATCGCTCCGACCCTCGCTGCGGCTGACCGGAACGGGGGAGCTCCCGGTGCTCCTGGGCGAGATCTACCTGGACCCCATCCGGGTGCGCCTGCCGGCGGGCCGGCTCGACGTGGAGTCCGGGGTGGTGCGCTTCCTCGAGGAGGATCCGGACCGGCCGCTGCTCGACGCCTCCGCCGGCACCCGGATGATGGGATACGACATCTCCATGCAGGTCTCCGGCCCCTACGACAACCCGGTCGTGACCCTGTCCTCCGTGCCCCCCCTGCCCGACGAAGAACTCCTGCTCCTGCTCCTCGCCGGACGGCCCCCGGCCAGCGCCGGAGGCGACGCCGCCGCGCGCCAGAGCGGCCTGGCGGTGGCCACCTACCTTGGGCGGGGGCTCCTGGCGGGGCTCTTCGGCCCCGGCGACGGGGGAGACTCGGTGGCCGACCGCTTCGACCTCCTCATCGGGCAGGGGGTGAGCCGCACCGGGCAGGAGACCATCGAGGCCCAGTTCCGCCTGGCCGACGGGGTGGTCCGAAAGGACGACACCCTGTACCTGCGCGGAGAGCGAGACGTGTACGACGCCTTCAACGCGGGAGTGCGCATTGTCTTCCGGTTCCGGTAG
- a CDS encoding amino acid-binding protein — protein sequence MKLKQISVSLENAPGRLYEVTDALGRAGINLRALSLVETADFGVLRLLVSDLSTARQVMMERHFPARVDEVVAVEIEDKPGSLARLLKPLRDAKVNVQYMYAFTGFASGNAVMIFRFTDNDAAIRTLQHSGAKILDSKAFGMLESTG from the coding sequence ATGAAGCTCAAGCAAATCTCCGTGTCCCTGGAGAATGCCCCCGGGCGCCTCTACGAGGTGACCGACGCCCTGGGCCGGGCGGGCATCAACCTGCGGGCCCTCAGCCTGGTGGAGACAGCCGACTTCGGGGTCCTGCGGCTCCTCGTCTCGGACCTTTCCACCGCGCGGCAGGTGATGATGGAGCGCCACTTCCCCGCCCGGGTCGACGAGGTGGTGGCCGTGGAGATCGAGGACAAGCCGGGCAGCCTGGCGCGGCTTCTCAAGCCGCTGCGGGACGCCAAGGTCAACGTCCAGTACATGTACGCCTTCACCGGGTTCGCCTCCGGCAACGCGGTGATGATCTTCCGGTTCACCGACAACGACGCCGCCATCCGCACCCTGCAGCACAGCGGCGCCAAGATCCTGGATTCCAAGGCCTTCGGCATGCTCGAGAGCACCGGCTGA
- the wbaP gene encoding undecaprenyl-phosphate galactose phosphotransferase WbaP has translation MRDSRSAAGVLALVGLDLVSFFLSTVLAFQSRRLLGEWTPAVPEFSFSLDVARGLWWLPLVVLGVIGYSGLYSRRVPSWQEPRELLRALTLAVVLVLALSTLARFHELLSRLYLLLLWAWAVPVFALARFGGKAVLYRLRLWGEPTVIVGAGKAGRATALGLTGDPGLGHRILGFLDDDPVKQGLLIPVNGRSYPVLGPIGQCRAVVEQLGASTVAIAIPSLPSGELARLSADIQEHVRSVLVVPGIRGFPLANTELLPILSQRLFLLKIRNKLRDAASQWAKRTFDVCAALALLPVLGLAVGIIALAIRLDSPGGAFVSMERLGRGGRLFRCFKFRTMFENSDHILKVHLTLRPEAGEEWHKYKKLRDFDPRVTRVGAFLRKTSLDELPQILNVLRGEMSLVGPRPYLPREREDMGSAAHTILLTRPGITGLWQVSGRNALTFGERLGLDTWYVLNWSPWLDFAIAVKTIRVVLLREGAC, from the coding sequence ATGAGGGACTCACGCTCTGCCGCCGGCGTCCTGGCCCTGGTCGGGCTCGACCTGGTTTCCTTCTTCCTGTCCACCGTGTTGGCCTTCCAGAGCCGGCGGTTGCTGGGGGAGTGGACTCCTGCGGTGCCCGAGTTCTCGTTCAGCCTGGACGTGGCGAGGGGTTTGTGGTGGCTCCCGCTGGTGGTTCTTGGGGTGATCGGCTATTCCGGACTCTACTCCCGAAGGGTTCCCTCCTGGCAGGAGCCCCGGGAGCTCCTGCGCGCCCTGACCCTGGCCGTGGTCCTGGTCCTGGCGCTCTCCACCCTGGCCCGCTTCCATGAGCTGCTCTCCCGCCTCTATCTCCTGCTGCTGTGGGCCTGGGCGGTGCCCGTCTTCGCCCTGGCCCGCTTCGGGGGAAAGGCTGTGCTCTACCGCCTCCGGTTGTGGGGCGAGCCCACCGTCATCGTCGGTGCAGGCAAGGCCGGGCGGGCCACGGCTCTGGGTCTTACCGGGGACCCCGGGCTGGGTCATCGTATCCTGGGATTCCTCGACGACGACCCGGTAAAGCAGGGGCTGCTCATCCCGGTGAACGGCCGTTCCTACCCGGTGCTGGGCCCCATCGGCCAGTGCCGCGCGGTCGTGGAGCAGCTGGGGGCGTCCACCGTCGCCATCGCAATTCCCTCCCTGCCGTCCGGCGAGCTTGCGCGCCTCTCGGCAGACATTCAGGAACACGTGCGCTCGGTGCTCGTGGTCCCCGGGATTCGGGGGTTCCCCCTGGCCAACACGGAACTCCTCCCGATCCTCAGCCAGCGGCTCTTCCTCCTGAAGATTCGAAACAAGCTGCGAGACGCGGCCAGCCAGTGGGCGAAGCGCACGTTCGACGTGTGCGCGGCCCTCGCCCTCCTGCCGGTGCTCGGGCTCGCGGTCGGGATCATCGCCCTCGCCATCCGGCTCGACTCCCCAGGGGGCGCCTTCGTCTCGATGGAGCGGCTGGGCAGGGGCGGCAGGCTGTTTCGCTGTTTCAAGTTCCGGACGATGTTCGAGAACAGCGACCACATCCTCAAGGTGCACCTCACCCTCCGCCCCGAGGCCGGGGAGGAGTGGCACAAGTACAAGAAGCTTCGGGACTTCGATCCCAGGGTGACCCGGGTCGGCGCCTTCCTGCGCAAGACCTCCCTGGACGAGCTTCCCCAGATCCTCAACGTGCTCCGGGGCGAGATGAGCCTGGTGGGACCGCGCCCCTATCTTCCCCGGGAGCGGGAGGACATGGGTTCCGCCGCCCATACGATCCTGCTCACGCGGCCCGGTATCACGGGCCTGTGGCAGGTTTCGGGCCGCAACGCCCTGACCTTCGGAGAGCGCCTGGGCCTCGACACGTGGTACGTGCTCAACTGGTCTCCCTGGCTCGATTTCGCGATCGCGGTGAAGACCATCCGGGTGGTGCTCTTGCGCGAGGGGGCCTGCTGA